A genome region from Arthrobacter sp. V1I9 includes the following:
- a CDS encoding uracil-DNA glycosylase encodes MTIDWDEKKALLQEPNIAKVTQLCDELMEKKPGSTVPYIDPVHDEDECRIVSLQVSPGKGTESGFVSHYNDDEAARRATQIYELAELDPRYVMPWNAYPWVRDPGMPSALSVQEKTDGLRPFRQFLKINSRVSAIIAHGTDASTFLTLFEKTYHSSLKNSGIKVYKATALGGRAFAVSDAKQEELLAKSVDIYKDAMQRAGIQHL; translated from the coding sequence GTGACGATTGACTGGGACGAAAAAAAGGCCCTGCTACAGGAACCGAACATCGCGAAGGTAACCCAGCTTTGCGACGAACTGATGGAAAAGAAGCCGGGCTCCACTGTCCCCTACATCGACCCGGTCCACGACGAAGATGAATGCCGGATCGTAAGCCTGCAGGTCAGCCCGGGCAAGGGCACCGAATCCGGTTTCGTCTCGCACTACAACGACGACGAAGCCGCACGCCGCGCCACCCAGATCTACGAGCTCGCCGAGCTTGACCCCCGCTACGTCATGCCGTGGAATGCCTACCCGTGGGTCCGCGATCCAGGTATGCCGTCGGCATTGAGCGTGCAGGAAAAGACCGACGGCCTGCGCCCCTTCCGCCAGTTCCTCAAGATCAACTCCCGTGTTTCCGCGATCATTGCCCACGGCACGGACGCCTCAACCTTCCTCACCCTGTTCGAGAAGACCTACCACTCCTCACTGAAGAACAGCGGCATCAAGGTGTACAAGGCCACCGCACTTGGCGGCCGCGCGTTCGCTGTCTCGGACGCTAAACAGGAAGAGCTTCTGGCCAAGAGCGTGGACATTTACAAGGACGCGATGCAGCGGGCAGGTATCCAGCACCTCTGA
- a CDS encoding type II toxin-antitoxin system HipA family toxin, with protein MRHRVADIYKAGALAARLERQDGGTKFSYVPAYLTSGGPAVATSLPLITEPVLSSAGAAPPYFTGLLPEGRRLNALRRSIKTSADDDLSLLIAAGGNPVGDVQIVGHGEPLNPDGHAVQLDPKQPVDFDQLLGDPDLIDPVALAGVQDKLSAGMISVPVASTGRQFILKLNAPEFPHVVENEFVMFRYAAKLRIPLSPVQLIRDIAGRPGLLVERFDRVPGAEAGPHGVQRLAVEDAAQVLKLYPADKYNVGYGQVCRALADYCSAPLPALRNLAIQAAYAWLTGNGDLHAKNVSMVQQPSGEWVIAPMYDIPSTVVYGDKTLALTMNGKRTGISRRHFLGWATGLGLTDRAAVQVVEIALKAAGPLISDLESGTAFNGLSGAKQKRNVDAGSPFPDMVTRAWVKELKHRRRLMEV; from the coding sequence GTGAGGCACCGCGTCGCTGACATCTACAAGGCAGGTGCGCTCGCCGCTCGGCTTGAACGTCAAGACGGCGGCACCAAGTTCAGCTATGTGCCGGCGTACCTCACGTCAGGGGGACCCGCCGTCGCCACTTCCCTGCCGCTCATTACAGAACCTGTGCTGTCCAGCGCGGGAGCCGCACCGCCCTATTTCACAGGGCTGCTGCCGGAGGGCCGCCGGCTCAACGCCCTACGCCGTTCCATCAAGACCAGTGCTGACGACGACCTGTCCCTGCTCATCGCAGCAGGTGGAAATCCTGTTGGAGACGTCCAGATTGTGGGCCACGGCGAGCCCTTGAACCCGGACGGGCATGCAGTGCAACTGGACCCAAAACAGCCGGTGGACTTCGACCAGTTGCTCGGTGACCCGGACCTGATTGACCCTGTGGCCCTGGCCGGGGTGCAGGACAAGTTGTCCGCCGGAATGATTTCGGTGCCAGTTGCCAGCACAGGGCGTCAGTTCATCTTGAAACTCAACGCACCCGAGTTCCCGCACGTGGTGGAAAACGAATTCGTGATGTTCCGCTACGCCGCCAAGCTTCGGATTCCCCTGAGCCCCGTACAGCTGATCCGCGATATCGCGGGCAGGCCTGGACTGCTGGTGGAGCGCTTCGACCGTGTGCCAGGCGCGGAAGCCGGGCCCCACGGCGTACAGCGTCTGGCCGTGGAAGACGCGGCCCAAGTTCTGAAGCTCTACCCGGCGGACAAGTACAACGTAGGGTACGGCCAGGTTTGCCGTGCGCTCGCAGACTACTGTTCGGCGCCGCTTCCCGCTCTTCGAAACTTGGCGATACAAGCGGCATACGCATGGCTGACGGGGAACGGCGATCTCCATGCCAAAAACGTCTCCATGGTTCAGCAGCCCTCCGGTGAGTGGGTGATCGCGCCGATGTACGACATTCCCTCCACAGTGGTTTACGGCGATAAGACTCTTGCCCTAACCATGAACGGGAAGCGGACTGGGATTTCGCGCCGCCACTTCCTTGGCTGGGCCACAGGGCTGGGTCTTACCGACCGGGCGGCTGTCCAGGTTGTGGAGATCGCGCTAAAGGCAGCGGGCCCTTTGATCTCGGACTTGGAGTCCGGGACCGCCTTCAATGGGCTGAGCGGGGCAAAGCAAAAGCGTAACGTCGACGCCGGCTCACCGTTTCCTGACATGGTCACCAGAGCGTGGGTCAAGGAGTTGAAGCATCGCCGAAGACTGATGGAAGTCTGA